The Armatimonadota bacterium DNA window GAGCCGCGAAAGTCCTCGGCCAAAGCTGCGCCCACCGCGATGGGAATGTTGCCCCCCACAATACCCGTAGCCCCCAGGTTGCCTCGCTCCACGTCGGCGATGTGCATCGACCCGCCGCGCCCCTTGCAGTAGCCGGTCTCGCGGCCCAAAAGCTCGGCGGCCATGCGATTCCAGTGCTCCTGCCGCTCCTCATCGTTGGCCGACCACAGATTGCCGATCGCGCCGCAGTGTCCGTGTCCGCGGTGCGTGCTGGTGATGTAGTCTTTCTTGGTCAGCGCGCCGATCGCCCCCGTGGCGACCGCTTCTTGGCCGACATAGATGTGCGCGGCGCCCTTGATCTTGCCCCCGCGCACCAGTTCGTAGACCTTCTCGTCAAAGGCGCGGATTTCCCGCATGGTGCGGAGATCGTTGAGGAGCGAGGTCTTATCGAGCGCGATCTGTGTCTTCATTTCCATCCAAAAGGATACCCCTGCTATTCAGTTTGGGTCTTTTGGAGCGACGGGTTAGGTTTGTCCGGCATGTGGGCGTCGGGGCTTGTTTCTTACTCAGAATTGTGCTACATTTTTGCGAAAGGCCGCTCAGTAGCTAGCGCTCGGTCTGACAACATCCTCCACAGGACACGGTTCAGACGGTCGCGAAGGTTCTGCCGATCGAAGCGCCCTGTGGAGGGTTAAAAGTACCGCCGGCGTTCCCGTCTTTCGGCTCGCGGGGACGCTCGCCCTCCCGGTCGGTATGGAAGTCGGGCCAGGCAGGAGCCTGGCGTTCCGAAATGAACGGGAATCTTCGGAAATGTAGCACAAAACCGGATACGATTCTAACCCTGAACGCGGCGATCTGTTCAGGGGGCGCAAATCAGCGACATCTCGTTCGGGCCGCGCGGCGGCCGCTGTTGAAAGCGTGTTTTCCGCTTCCCGCCTCCGCGTAAACGGGTAGGAGACGGCCAGCGAGTTGGCTAAGGTCAAAGCGCCGGCTTACCGGCGCTTTCCGAGGCTGCCTCCAAGGCTATAATAATGTCAGTGAGCGCAATCGCCCAAGACATTGATCTGCCCGAATCGGTTACGGAGCTTGTGGAGAAGGTCCGCGCTTATCTGCCGTCCGAGCCGACCACCAAGATTATCGACGCCTATCACTACGCCGAGGAGATGCACAAGGGTCAAAAGCGAAGCTCTGGCGAGGCGTATATCACCCATCCTCTGGCCGTCGCGCACATTTTGGCCGATATCAACATGGACTTGGAGACCGTCATTGCGGGTCTGTTGCACGATGTGATCGAGGACACCCCGGCGACCTACGATCAGGTCAAGAAGCGATTTGGGAAGACCGTCGCCGACCGCGTGCAGGGCGTTAGCAAATTAGAGTGGCCGACGGAGCTTTTGGAGCGCGAGAACGAGGTGGCGCGGAAGCGGCAAGAGGTTACTAAGATCGCCGAGAACTTGCGAAAGATGCTTCTGGCCATTTCGGACGATCTGCGCGTGCTAGTGATTAAACTGGCGGACCGACTGCACAACATGCAAACTCTGGAGAGTCTGCGGCCCGACAAGCAGGCCCGCATCGCCACTGAGACGCTTCAGATTTACGCTCCCCTTGCGCACCGTTTGGGCATCTGGCAGATCAAGTGGCAATTGGACAATTTGGCGTTCAAATATCTGTTTCCAAACGAATACAAGGACCTCTCCGAAAAGGTCTCCCGCAGCCGCCAAGAGCGCGACCGCGAGGTCGATCGTCTGGTCGTTGCGCTAAAAGAGCGACTGGCCGAGCAAGGCATCAAGGCAGAGGTGCGCGGGCGGTCGAAACACCTGTGGAGCATCTTTCAGAAGATGCGGCGGGAGAACATCGAGTTCGAGCAGATTCACGACTTGATGGCCGTGCGCGTGATCGTGAACACAGAGGGCGAATGCTATCAGGCGCTGGGCATCGTTCACGATCTGTGGGTGCCCATTCAGGAGCTTTTTTACGATTACATCGGCAAGCCGAAGCCGAACGGCTACCGCTCGTTGCACACCAAGGTGATCGTGCCGACGGGGCAGACGATGGAGGTGCAAATACGAACGCAAGAGATGCACAGGGTTGCTGAGCACGGGCTGGCCGCGCACTGGCAATATAAAGAGGGCAAGGAGGACGCCGCTGCGGCCGCCAAGATGACCAAGCTGCGCGCTCAGCTTTCGGATTGGACGGACCCCAGGCACAGTTCGGAGTTCATGAACAGCCTCTTGGGCGATCTCTATCCCGATCAGGTTACGGTTTGGACGCCCAGAGGCGACGTGATCGAGCTGCCGGTGGGATCGACGCCGATCGACTACGCCTATCGCATTCACACCGACTTGGGAGCGCACTGCTTTGGCGCCAAGGCGAACGGGCGGATGGTGCCATTGAACTATCAACTGCGCAATGGCGACGTGATGGAGATTCTGACCCGCCCCAGCGCCGCGCCGAGCATGGATTGGTTAAAATGGGTGAAGACCTCGAGCGCTCGGTCCAAGATTCGCGCCTACTTCCGCCGGATTCGGCGAGAGGGCTCGGTGGACCGTGGGCGAGAGTTGGTGGAACGCGAGGCCGAACGTTCTGGCTTTGCGCGAAATCTCCTGCAGGAGCACATCGAAACGATCGCGACGGCTATGCACTTTAACACGGTTGAGGATCTGCTGGCCAGCGTGGGCGAGGGTTTAGCCAGCGCGACCAACGCCATCACCAAACTCAAGGCGCTGTTGCCGGCCAAGCACGAAGAGGCGGCAATCCCGACCGAAGTGAGCCGGCCCCGAACCGTGGTTTCGGAAGGCACGCACGACGTGCTCACGCGGCGGGCGCGCTGTTGCCTGCCCTTGCCGGGCGACGACATTTTGGGCTACATCACCCGAGGTCGCGGGATGGTGATGCACCGGTCGATGTGCCCTAACATCCGCGCCTATCAAGATCGAGAGCCGGAGCGCGTGATCGCGTTGGATTGGAACACGGGCGGCAAATCGATGTTTCCCGTTGGCATCCGCATCGACACGACGGATCGGATTGGGCTTTTGGGAGACGTTACAACGATCCTGGCCGAGATGCAGTGCAACATCCGAGCGGCCAAAATTCGCGCGCATCAGAATAACACGGCGACCATCGAGATCGAG harbors:
- a CDS encoding bifunctional (p)ppGpp synthetase/guanosine-3',5'-bis(diphosphate) 3'-pyrophosphohydrolase encodes the protein MSAIAQDIDLPESVTELVEKVRAYLPSEPTTKIIDAYHYAEEMHKGQKRSSGEAYITHPLAVAHILADINMDLETVIAGLLHDVIEDTPATYDQVKKRFGKTVADRVQGVSKLEWPTELLERENEVARKRQEVTKIAENLRKMLLAISDDLRVLVIKLADRLHNMQTLESLRPDKQARIATETLQIYAPLAHRLGIWQIKWQLDNLAFKYLFPNEYKDLSEKVSRSRQERDREVDRLVVALKERLAEQGIKAEVRGRSKHLWSIFQKMRRENIEFEQIHDLMAVRVIVNTEGECYQALGIVHDLWVPIQELFYDYIGKPKPNGYRSLHTKVIVPTGQTMEVQIRTQEMHRVAEHGLAAHWQYKEGKEDAAAAAKMTKLRAQLSDWTDPRHSSEFMNSLLGDLYPDQVTVWTPRGDVIELPVGSTPIDYAYRIHTDLGAHCFGAKANGRMVPLNYQLRNGDVMEILTRPSAAPSMDWLKWVKTSSARSKIRAYFRRIRREGSVDRGRELVEREAERSGFARNLLQEHIETIATAMHFNTVEDLLASVGEGLASATNAITKLKALLPAKHEEAAIPTEVSRPRTVVSEGTHDVLTRRARCCLPLPGDDILGYITRGRGMVMHRSMCPNIRAYQDREPERVIALDWNTGGKSMFPVGIRIDTTDRIGLLGDVTTILAEMQCNIRAAKIRAHQNNTATIEIEIDARDSDHLAQAFQKLRTLGDVLNVYRQEPKPKKA